In Lagenorhynchus albirostris chromosome 14, mLagAlb1.1, whole genome shotgun sequence, one DNA window encodes the following:
- the C14H18orf21 gene encoding UPF0711 protein C18orf21 homolog isoform X2, with product MRQKHYLETAARKLQDSCPGQARYLLWAYSSSHDDKSTFEGTCPYCFQLLVQDKSRVRLKPKPKLTPKIQKLLNREARNYTLSFKEAKILKKYKDSTSVLVITCKTCNRTVKHHGKSRSFLSTLKSNPTTPASKLSLKTPERKTLSSAKLNHDMSGSKAKSPALIFRAKSGQSTPICSSKNVSKTKKHFSQLKMLLSQSESEKNPKVDFRNFLSSL from the exons ATGAGGCAGAAGCACTACCTTGAGACTGCGGCGCGGAAACTACAAGATAGCTGCCCGGGCCAGGCCCGCTATCTCCT CTGGGCCTACAGTTCGTCACACG atGATAAAAGCACTTTTGAAGGAACATGTCCATACTGTTTCCAGTTGCTGGTTCAGGATAAGTCTCGAGTACGTCTCAAACCCAAACCCAAATTGACACCCAAAATACAGAAACTTCTTAATCGAGAAGCAAGAAATTATACACTCAGttttaaagaagcaaaaattttgaaaaagtacaAAGACTCCACAAGTGTATTG GTGATTACTTGTAAAACATGCAACAGAACAGTTAAACATCATGGTAAAAGTAGAAGCTTTCTATCAACATTGAAGAGCAATCCTACCACTCCTGCAAGTAAACTCAGCCTAAAGACCCCAGAGAGAAAGACTCTAAGTTCTGCAAAACTAAATCATGATATGTCTGGTTCCAAAGCCAAGAGCCCAGCATTGATTTTCAG AGCTAAATCTGGACAGTCAACACCCATTTGCTCCTCAAAGAAtgtgagcaaaacaaagaaacacttcTCTCAACTAAAAATGTTGCTTAGTCAGAGTGAATCCGAAAAGAATCCAAAGGTGGACTTCAGAAATTTCTTGTCTTCTTTGTAA
- the C14H18orf21 gene encoding UPF0711 protein C18orf21 homolog isoform X1, with protein MRQKHYLETAARKLQDSCPGQARYLLWAYSSSHDDKSTFEGTCPYCFQLLVQDKSRVRLKPKPKLTPKIQKLLNREARNYTLSFKEAKILKKYKDSTSVLVITCKTCNRTVKHHGKSRSFLSTLKSNPTTPASKLSLKTPERKTLSSAKLNHDMSGSKAKSPALIFRRAKSGQSTPICSSKNVSKTKKHFSQLKMLLSQSESEKNPKVDFRNFLSSL; from the exons ATGAGGCAGAAGCACTACCTTGAGACTGCGGCGCGGAAACTACAAGATAGCTGCCCGGGCCAGGCCCGCTATCTCCT CTGGGCCTACAGTTCGTCACACG atGATAAAAGCACTTTTGAAGGAACATGTCCATACTGTTTCCAGTTGCTGGTTCAGGATAAGTCTCGAGTACGTCTCAAACCCAAACCCAAATTGACACCCAAAATACAGAAACTTCTTAATCGAGAAGCAAGAAATTATACACTCAGttttaaagaagcaaaaattttgaaaaagtacaAAGACTCCACAAGTGTATTG GTGATTACTTGTAAAACATGCAACAGAACAGTTAAACATCATGGTAAAAGTAGAAGCTTTCTATCAACATTGAAGAGCAATCCTACCACTCCTGCAAGTAAACTCAGCCTAAAGACCCCAGAGAGAAAGACTCTAAGTTCTGCAAAACTAAATCATGATATGTCTGGTTCCAAAGCCAAGAGCCCAGCATTGATTTTCAG AAGAGCTAAATCTGGACAGTCAACACCCATTTGCTCCTCAAAGAAtgtgagcaaaacaaagaaacacttcTCTCAACTAAAAATGTTGCTTAGTCAGAGTGAATCCGAAAAGAATCCAAAGGTGGACTTCAGAAATTTCTTGTCTTCTTTGTAA